One stretch of Eubacteriales bacterium DNA includes these proteins:
- the leuD gene encoding 3-isopropylmalate dehydratase small subunit: MKVKGTVLKYGDNVDTDVIIPARYLNTSDPKELAKHCMEDIDKTFVTRVKPGDIMVADNNFGCGSSREHAPISIKESGISCIIAKSFARIFYRNAINIGLPIIELSADIDDGDELEIDFSEGKVFNITKNQTYEFTAFPEFLQNIIDNGGLLNSLKALKRGAK, from the coding sequence ATGAAAGTTAAAGGCACAGTTTTGAAATACGGCGATAACGTCGACACAGATGTTATAATACCTGCTAGATATTTAAATACTTCTGATCCGAAGGAACTGGCAAAGCACTGCATGGAGGATATAGACAAAACTTTTGTCACTCGCGTAAAACCAGGCGACATAATGGTTGCAGACAATAACTTCGGGTGCGGTTCTTCGCGTGAACATGCGCCGATCTCTATAAAAGAATCCGGTATTTCATGTATCATAGCAAAGAGTTTTGCCAGAATATTTTATAGAAATGCGATAAATATAGGGCTTCCCATCATAGAGCTTTCAGCGGACATAGATGATGGAGACGAGCTTGAAATAGACTTTTCTGAAGGGAAAGTATTTAATATAACAAAAAATCAGACTTATGAATTTACGGCTTTTCCAGAGTTTCTGCAAAATATAATAGACAACGGTGGGCTTTTGAATTCACTGAAAGCCTTAAAAAGAGGTGCAAAATGA
- a CDS encoding DUF5320 domain-containing protein has protein sequence MPGRDGTGPVFDTPVRGRGIFCTRNFNRGYTASQRYRARNFNYENINEDLVKTPRWVHFGCRYADSDLSDVQRKELLIRQAEYLQDRLKEVKNRISDIEKE, from the coding sequence ATGCCAGGAAGAGATGGAACAGGCCCTGTTTTTGATACACCGGTGAGAGGCAGAGGTATTTTTTGTACACGTAATTTTAATCGTGGGTATACGGCCAGCCAAAGATATAGAGCTAGAAATTTTAATTATGAAAACATAAACGAAGATTTAGTAAAAACACCAAGATGGGTACACTTTGGATGTCGATATGCTGATAGTGATTTATCCGACGTACAGAGAAAAGAGCTGTTAATCCGGCAAGCGGAGTATTTACAAGACAGGCTTAAAGAAGTGAAAAACAGAATTTCAGACATTGAGAAAGAGTAA
- the leuC gene encoding 3-isopropylmalate dehydratase large subunit, producing the protein MGMTMTQKILAFHCGEKNVKAGDMIMADVDLVLGNDITSPVAINEFNKAGCSCVFNGSKIAMVLDHFTPNKDIKAAEQCKKVREFAAEKEIVNFFDVGEMGVEHALLPEKGLVVAGDLVIGADSHTCTYGALGAFSTGVGSTDMAAAMAYGKVWLKVPAAMKFNLTGKLNKYVSGKDVILYIIGKIGVDGALYRSMEFTGDGVKNLTIDDRLCICNMAIEAGAKNGIFPVDDITIDYIKEHSNREPKIFAADADAEYESVMDIDLSKIRPVVAFPHLPENVKNFDEIGKIKIDQVVIGSCTNGRLSDLVAAAEIIKGKKVAKGIRVIVIPATQKIYLEAMKMGLLQTFVEAGCAVSTPTCGPCLGGHMGILAKGERCVATTNRNFIGRMGDTKSEVYLASPETAAACALTGEITSPQAI; encoded by the coding sequence ATGGGAATGACAATGACTCAAAAAATACTCGCCTTTCACTGCGGGGAGAAAAACGTTAAGGCGGGCGACATGATAATGGCAGATGTCGATCTCGTTCTTGGAAACGATATCACCTCTCCTGTTGCGATAAACGAGTTTAACAAGGCGGGCTGTTCATGTGTATTTAACGGCAGTAAGATAGCAATGGTCTTAGACCATTTTACGCCGAATAAGGATATAAAAGCAGCAGAACAATGTAAAAAAGTCCGTGAATTTGCGGCAGAAAAAGAAATTGTAAATTTCTTCGACGTAGGTGAAATGGGAGTTGAGCATGCGCTTTTGCCTGAAAAAGGCCTGGTAGTAGCCGGGGATTTAGTTATAGGGGCAGACAGCCATACATGTACTTACGGGGCACTGGGTGCGTTTTCAACAGGCGTTGGTTCAACGGACATGGCTGCAGCTATGGCATATGGGAAAGTATGGCTTAAGGTGCCGGCAGCTATGAAATTTAACCTTACCGGAAAGCTAAATAAATATGTATCAGGAAAAGACGTAATCCTTTATATAATCGGTAAAATAGGCGTAGACGGTGCACTTTACCGCTCTATGGAATTCACTGGCGACGGTGTTAAAAACCTGACTATAGACGATAGGCTTTGCATCTGCAATATGGCTATAGAGGCAGGTGCCAAAAACGGAATTTTCCCTGTAGATGATATAACTATCGATTATATAAAAGAGCATAGCAACAGGGAACCAAAAATATTCGCTGCCGATGCCGATGCAGAATATGAAAGCGTAATGGACATAGATTTATCTAAGATACGCCCTGTTGTAGCATTCCCGCATTTACCGGAAAATGTAAAGAACTTTGACGAAATTGGGAAAATAAAGATAGACCAGGTTGTAATCGGCTCTTGCACTAACGGAAGACTTTCCGATCTAGTTGCTGCTGCTGAGATCATAAAAGGCAAAAAAGTCGCAAAGGGAATAAGAGTCATTGTTATACCTGCGACACAAAAAATATATTTAGAAGCAATGAAGATGGGGCTTTTACAAACATTCGTAGAGGCAGGATGCGCTGTATCTACGCCGACATGCGGGCCGTGCCTTGGCGGACACATGGGGATATTGGCAAAAGGCGAGCGCTGTGTAGCCACTACCAACAGGAACTTCATCGGCCGAATGGGAGATACAAAGAGCGAAGTATATCTTGCGAGCCCTGAGACTGCCGCGGCCTGCGCATTAACCGGAGAAATAACTTCTCCTCAAGCTATATAA
- a CDS encoding HPr family phosphocarrier protein encodes MKVFQIKLSLTKDTKDFVRITARQPFDIDLQSGRYIVDAKSIMGIFSLDLTKPVQVTIHSDDCDELLKELEVYKV; translated from the coding sequence ATGAAAGTATTTCAAATAAAACTATCATTAACAAAAGACACAAAGGATTTTGTGAGGATAACAGCCAGGCAACCTTTTGATATAGACTTGCAATCTGGTAGGTATATCGTCGATGCAAAATCTATTATGGGAATATTTAGCCTTGATTTGACAAAACCCGTTCAAGTTACTATACATAGTGACGACTGTGATGAATTATTAAAAGAGTTAGAAGTTTATAAGGTGTAA
- a CDS encoding glycosyl hydrolase family 18 protein: protein MEIYIVKPVDSVYSIAQKYGVTPQSIIDNNAISDDSRLMAGQALVIVLEDIKHRVTAGQSLYSIARMYGTTVSNLLAANPGITNPAQLQIGQIVTVPRGAQQKRTIDVNGYAFPSINRDVLSKTLPNLTYLSIFSYTVKPNGTLSTINDTPLITAARGENVAPIMVITNIIEGEGFDSDLAHVVLTDTGTQDVLLNNIVEILNSKNYYGLDIDFEYVYPQDREAYNAFLRKTVAKLRPLGYAIITSIAPKLNANQPGLLYEAHDYPVHGALLDHVVIMTYEWGYTYGPAQAVSPIDQVEKVLQYAVSVIPSKKILMGMPNYGYDWTLPFVEGSSARSMSNLQAIELAQQVGAQIQYDEKSQAPFFNYYDSEGRQHVVWFDDARSIRARLRLVEKYNLGGVSYWTINFYFPQNWIVLNSMYNVNKVL, encoded by the coding sequence TTGGAAATATACATAGTAAAACCAGTCGACAGCGTCTATTCGATCGCTCAGAAATATGGCGTAACGCCGCAATCAATTATAGATAACAATGCTATAAGCGACGACAGCAGATTAATGGCCGGTCAAGCGCTTGTTATAGTATTGGAGGATATTAAGCACAGGGTTACAGCCGGGCAGTCGCTTTATTCTATTGCACGCATGTACGGAACGACCGTATCTAATCTGCTTGCAGCAAATCCTGGCATAACTAACCCGGCGCAGCTACAGATCGGGCAGATAGTAACAGTCCCAAGAGGCGCACAGCAAAAAAGGACTATAGATGTCAACGGTTATGCTTTCCCTAGTATTAACAGAGACGTTTTATCAAAGACACTCCCTAACCTTACATATTTAAGTATTTTCAGCTATACAGTAAAACCTAACGGTACCCTTTCAACGATAAATGATACTCCGCTGATAACGGCGGCACGGGGAGAGAATGTGGCCCCCATTATGGTAATTACAAATATAATTGAGGGTGAGGGATTTGATAGTGATCTAGCCCATGTAGTCCTAACGGACACGGGTACCCAGGATGTTCTTTTAAATAATATAGTTGAGATTCTTAACAGTAAAAATTATTATGGGTTGGATATAGATTTTGAATACGTATATCCGCAAGACAGAGAAGCGTATAATGCATTTCTTAGAAAAACAGTGGCAAAGCTTCGCCCACTTGGGTATGCGATCATAACGTCGATTGCTCCAAAATTAAATGCAAACCAGCCAGGGCTATTGTATGAAGCGCACGATTATCCGGTCCATGGGGCTTTGTTAGACCATGTGGTAATAATGACTTATGAATGGGGGTATACTTACGGCCCGGCGCAGGCGGTATCGCCTATAGATCAGGTTGAGAAAGTGTTGCAATATGCTGTATCAGTAATCCCAAGTAAAAAGATTTTGATGGGCATGCCAAATTACGGATATGATTGGACGCTGCCATTTGTCGAAGGATCGTCAGCGCGTTCTATGTCGAACCTGCAGGCTATCGAGCTTGCCCAGCAGGTAGGGGCGCAGATCCAGTATGATGAGAAATCCCAGGCGCCGTTTTTTAATTATTATGACAGCGAAGGCAGGCAGCATGTGGTCTGGTTCGACGATGCAAGAAGCATAAGGGCAAGATTAAGGCTGGTAGAAAAGTATAACTTAGGCGGCGTGAGCTACTGGACTATAAATTTTTACTTCCCACAAAATTGGATCGTTTTAAATTCCATGTACAATGTAAACAAGGTATTATAA
- a CDS encoding DUF134 domain-containing protein produces MARPVKWRRIENVPLFSHFVPSEKGVCDLPKNILKLEELEAIRLKDLEGLEQEECAQRMEVSRPTFQRILISAREKIADSLIKGKAIHIEGGNFTRNICAVKCLNCGNVWTESYENLEKIKNGAYSCPECNSNNVVCEKNCKGKACGKNCRRRGHNE; encoded by the coding sequence ATGGCAAGACCTGTTAAATGGAGAAGGATAGAAAATGTTCCTTTATTCTCGCACTTTGTCCCATCTGAAAAAGGTGTATGCGATCTCCCTAAAAATATATTAAAACTAGAAGAATTAGAGGCGATTCGTTTAAAAGATTTAGAAGGCCTCGAACAAGAGGAGTGTGCCCAAAGGATGGAGGTTTCCCGCCCGACATTTCAGCGCATACTTATTTCTGCAAGGGAGAAGATAGCGGATAGCCTTATTAAAGGGAAAGCAATACATATTGAAGGCGGCAACTTTACACGTAATATATGCGCTGTCAAATGCCTTAATTGTGGTAATGTATGGACGGAAAGCTACGAGAATTTGGAGAAAATTAAAAACGGAGCATATTCCTGCCCAGAATGCAATTCAAATAACGTTGTATGCGAAAAGAACTGCAAAGGAAAAGCCTGCGGTAAAAATTGCCGGAGACGCGGACATAATGAATAA
- the leuB gene encoding 3-isopropylmalate dehydrogenase, whose translation MKFGIAIVEGDGIGPEIMSSAIKVLETVGEKYGHRFCFKKAAAGGRAIDLYGEPLPEETMKICLESDSVLLGAVGGPKWDTLPGHLRPERALLGIRKGLELYANLRPVKLIPNLKDASPLREDIIEKGFDILIVRELTGGIYFGERGRAEGKDGQEAFDTEKYSVKEIERIGKIAFEVAGKRQGKVCSIDKANVLESSRLWRETMHELAKNYPGIEYRDMLVDNAAMQLIANPAQFDVIVTSNLFGDILSDEASQLTGSIGMLSSASLGESKRGMYEPIHGSAPDIAGKDIANPIATILSVAMMLRLSFDLDKEAKCIEDAVYKTLDKGYKTKDIATQGAKAVSCTEMTEQIIREINEL comes from the coding sequence ATGAAGTTTGGTATCGCAATTGTAGAAGGGGACGGAATAGGCCCTGAAATAATGTCATCAGCCATAAAAGTATTGGAAACTGTTGGTGAAAAATACGGGCACAGGTTTTGTTTTAAAAAAGCTGCTGCCGGAGGAAGGGCTATAGACTTATACGGCGAGCCGCTTCCGGAAGAGACCATGAAAATCTGCCTTGAAAGCGATAGTGTGCTTTTAGGCGCGGTTGGAGGGCCAAAGTGGGATACGCTTCCGGGGCATTTAAGGCCGGAAAGAGCTTTGCTTGGTATCAGGAAAGGTTTGGAGCTATATGCAAATCTGCGCCCTGTTAAACTAATACCTAATTTAAAAGATGCTTCTCCGCTGCGTGAGGACATTATCGAAAAAGGGTTTGACATACTGATCGTTCGTGAATTGACAGGCGGTATCTATTTCGGAGAAAGAGGACGGGCAGAAGGCAAAGACGGGCAGGAAGCTTTTGATACAGAAAAATACAGTGTTAAAGAAATTGAGCGTATAGGGAAAATTGCTTTTGAAGTTGCTGGAAAACGTCAGGGAAAAGTGTGCAGCATAGACAAGGCAAATGTTCTTGAGAGCTCGCGGCTTTGGCGCGAAACTATGCACGAACTTGCTAAAAATTATCCGGGCATTGAATACCGCGATATGCTGGTAGACAATGCTGCAATGCAGCTTATCGCTAATCCGGCACAGTTTGATGTTATAGTTACAAGCAACCTTTTCGGAGATATTTTATCCGATGAAGCCTCTCAGTTGACAGGTTCTATAGGGATGCTGTCTTCAGCGTCTCTGGGTGAGTCGAAGCGAGGCATGTATGAGCCGATACATGGTTCTGCGCCTGATATCGCAGGGAAAGATATCGCAAATCCAATAGCCACTATTTTATCCGTGGCAATGATGTTAAGGTTGTCTTTTGACCTGGATAAAGAGGCAAAATGTATTGAAGATGCTGTTTATAAGACCCTTGATAAAGGATATAAAACAAAGGATATTGCTACGCAAGGTGCAAAAGCTGTCTCATGTACTGAAATGACAGAGCAGATAATACGTGAGATCAACGAACTTTAA
- the ilvD gene encoding dihydroxy-acid dehydratase, whose translation MISDNIKKGAERAPHRSLLKACGLTDKQIRKPIIGIVNSFNEVVPGHIHLQQISRAVKDGVLAAGGTPIEFNTIAVCDGIAMGHTGMKYSLCTREIIADSVECMAKAHSFDGLVFIPNCDKIVPGMLMAAARLNLPSVFVSGGPMLSLPDTNGNYRDLNSVFEAVGAYKNGTISEEELCEVEGSSCPGCGSCSGMFTANSMNCLTEVVGLALPGNGTIPAVYAERIRLAKDAGEAVMDLVKNNTCVRDILCEKSIHNALVVDMALGCSTNTVLHLAAIINELGLDFDLHTINDISAKVPNLCKIAPAGNHHVQDLYRAGGIYAIMSELDKAGLIDTSLLTANGKTIKENLVGVKVKDYEVIHSIDKPYAKVGGLAVLFGNLAKNGAVVKRSAVKEKMLCYTGTARAFDSEQEAIKAIYAKEIKPGDVVVIRYEGPAGGPGMREMLSPTSALAGMGLDDCVALITDGRFSGATRGAAIGHVSPEAAAGGLIAYVKDGDKISIDINNCSINLDVSPSEIEKRKATMSLKKPEELSGYLKRYARMVSSADKGAVLN comes from the coding sequence TTGATTTCAGATAATATAAAAAAAGGCGCAGAACGCGCTCCGCACCGGTCTTTGCTCAAGGCCTGCGGATTAACGGATAAACAAATAAGAAAACCCATAATTGGCATCGTAAATTCGTTTAACGAAGTTGTGCCCGGGCATATACACTTGCAGCAGATTTCACGTGCGGTTAAGGACGGAGTCTTAGCAGCAGGTGGTACCCCTATAGAGTTTAATACTATAGCTGTATGCGATGGTATTGCAATGGGGCATACCGGCATGAAATATTCGCTTTGCACACGTGAGATAATAGCGGACAGTGTTGAATGTATGGCAAAGGCACACAGCTTTGACGGGCTGGTTTTTATACCTAACTGCGATAAAATAGTGCCGGGTATGCTTATGGCTGCTGCAAGGCTTAATCTTCCTTCCGTATTTGTTTCGGGCGGACCTATGCTTTCCCTCCCGGATACTAATGGAAATTACCGCGATTTAAACAGTGTTTTTGAAGCGGTAGGCGCATATAAAAACGGAACTATAAGCGAAGAAGAATTATGCGAAGTTGAGGGGAGTTCCTGCCCGGGATGCGGATCTTGTTCCGGCATGTTCACGGCTAACTCTATGAACTGCCTGACTGAGGTCGTAGGGCTTGCGCTTCCAGGTAACGGGACTATACCTGCAGTCTATGCCGAAAGGATAAGGCTTGCCAAAGACGCCGGAGAGGCGGTAATGGATCTGGTTAAAAACAATACATGCGTACGGGATATATTATGTGAAAAATCAATCCATAATGCTTTAGTAGTGGATATGGCGCTTGGATGTTCTACAAATACAGTCCTTCATTTGGCAGCTATAATAAATGAGCTTGGATTAGATTTTGATTTACACACGATAAACGATATAAGCGCTAAAGTACCGAATTTATGCAAAATCGCACCAGCAGGCAACCACCACGTTCAGGATTTATACAGGGCAGGAGGCATATATGCAATAATGTCTGAACTAGATAAGGCAGGACTTATTGATACGTCTCTTTTAACCGCAAATGGAAAGACCATTAAGGAAAACCTGGTAGGCGTTAAAGTCAAGGATTATGAAGTCATACACTCGATAGATAAACCATATGCAAAGGTAGGCGGGCTGGCTGTATTGTTTGGCAACCTTGCTAAAAACGGTGCAGTTGTAAAGAGAAGTGCTGTTAAAGAAAAAATGCTTTGCTATACGGGCACTGCAAGGGCATTTGACAGCGAACAGGAGGCCATAAAGGCTATTTACGCAAAAGAGATAAAACCGGGGGATGTAGTAGTCATACGCTATGAAGGCCCGGCAGGAGGGCCGGGAATGCGCGAAATGCTGTCCCCGACATCTGCACTGGCCGGTATGGGATTAGACGACTGCGTCGCCCTTATAACAGACGGGCGTTTCTCAGGCGCAACGCGCGGAGCTGCCATTGGGCATGTTTCGCCGGAAGCCGCTGCCGGAGGTCTTATAGCTTACGTTAAAGACGGAGATAAAATATCTATTGACATAAATAACTGTTCTATCAATTTAGATGTTTCGCCGTCTGAAATCGAAAAGAGAAAAGCGACGATGAGCCTTAAAAAGCCGGAGGAATTGAGCGGATACCTTAAACGGTATGCAAGAATGGTTTCCTCGGCGGACAAAGGCGCCGTTCTTAATTAG
- the cimA gene encoding citramalate synthase, with product MRLEIFDSTLRDGAQSEGISFSVQDKLNIVKALDDFGVAYIEAGNPGSNPKDIEFFEKASKMKLKNAKLCAFGSTRRKNLAVEEDKNVVSLLKAKTDSVAIFGKAWDLHVFKILNATLDENLSLVEDTVSFFKKQSKEVIFDAEHFFDGYKANGKYAFDVLDAAARAGADVLCLCDTNGGATPTEVFEVTKMVRDRFSDIRIGIHCHNDTGCAVASSMLAVNAGAKHVQGTFLGIGERAGNTDLSVFIPNMQLKRGYTCIEGGLTKLTDTAHVLSEICNIALPSNKPYVGASAFAHKGGMHIDGVTKITSSFEHVDPALVGNTRRFLMSEVAGRSMVLAKIATIAPELSKDSHETAQIIKHLKEMEHEGYQFESADASFELMVLDVLGRFKPHFKLNMYKTSGEFPSPDGEMSASAMIKIIVDGKDETTAAVGNGPVHALDLALRKALCVFYPELKKVRLTDYKVRVLTAEHTTGSKVRVLIESSDGEDVWTTVGVSTDIIAASWQALADSIEYILYKKAGKI from the coding sequence ATGAGGCTGGAGATTTTTGACAGCACACTGCGCGACGGAGCACAAAGCGAAGGTATATCTTTTTCCGTGCAGGACAAATTGAATATCGTAAAAGCGCTGGACGACTTCGGAGTAGCATATATCGAAGCAGGTAACCCTGGCTCTAACCCTAAGGATATAGAGTTTTTCGAGAAAGCTTCGAAGATGAAACTTAAAAATGCCAAACTCTGTGCCTTTGGAAGCACCAGGCGAAAAAATCTTGCGGTTGAGGAAGATAAAAATGTTGTTTCGCTTTTAAAAGCAAAAACGGATTCTGTTGCTATATTCGGAAAAGCTTGGGATCTGCATGTTTTTAAAATACTCAATGCAACGCTTGATGAAAATTTATCTTTAGTTGAAGATACGGTATCCTTTTTCAAAAAACAAAGTAAAGAGGTTATATTTGACGCGGAGCATTTTTTCGACGGATATAAAGCTAACGGAAAATATGCTTTTGATGTACTTGATGCAGCGGCAAGAGCCGGTGCAGATGTGCTCTGCCTATGCGATACCAACGGAGGTGCTACACCAACAGAGGTATTTGAGGTAACTAAAATGGTTCGTGACAGGTTTTCAGACATCCGTATCGGGATACACTGCCACAATGATACGGGCTGTGCAGTTGCTTCTTCTATGCTGGCTGTAAATGCGGGTGCCAAACATGTCCAGGGGACATTTTTAGGAATAGGAGAGCGTGCCGGAAATACCGATTTAAGCGTTTTTATCCCGAATATGCAGTTAAAACGCGGATATACATGTATTGAGGGGGGGCTAACCAAGTTAACAGACACTGCGCATGTACTGTCTGAAATATGCAATATCGCTTTGCCTTCTAACAAACCATATGTCGGTGCAAGCGCTTTTGCTCACAAAGGCGGTATGCATATAGACGGAGTAACGAAGATAACATCTTCTTTTGAACATGTAGATCCGGCCTTAGTTGGAAATACGAGAAGGTTTTTAATGAGCGAAGTTGCAGGAAGGTCTATGGTACTTGCAAAAATAGCTACCATTGCACCGGAATTAAGCAAGGATTCACATGAAACTGCTCAGATAATAAAGCATTTAAAGGAAATGGAACATGAAGGATATCAGTTTGAATCGGCAGATGCCAGTTTTGAACTTATGGTTCTAGATGTTCTAGGCAGGTTTAAGCCTCATTTCAAGCTCAATATGTATAAGACGAGCGGTGAGTTTCCATCTCCAGACGGAGAGATGAGTGCTTCTGCTATGATAAAGATCATAGTTGACGGAAAAGATGAAACTACGGCAGCAGTCGGCAATGGCCCGGTGCACGCGCTGGACCTTGCACTTAGAAAAGCGCTTTGCGTATTTTACCCGGAGCTTAAAAAAGTGCGTCTTACCGATTATAAGGTACGTGTACTGACGGCGGAGCATACGACGGGATCTAAAGTCCGTGTTTTGATCGAAAGCTCAGACGGGGAGGACGTATGGACTACTGTAGGCGTATCTACCGACATAATCGCTGCAAGCTGGCAGGCTTTGGCAGATTCTATTGAATATATACTATATAAGAAAGCAGGGAAAATATAA
- a CDS encoding ArsB/NhaD family transporter has translation MIASEKLPRMTVALFGAAMLLLFKVLTQDEAIEKIDFNTIGLLIGMMIIVNILKRTGAFEYLAIKAAKMVSGDPWKIIVAFVILTAVASAFLDNVTTILLIIPVALVITETLEVNPIPFILPLILASNIGGTSTLIGDPPNIMIGSATGLGFMDFLINLAPIIIVITIVTIFILKLMFKKSMHVSSDKCASIMQMDEKLAIKDKVLLKKGIFVLGLTMIGFILHQYLNFESATVALIGAALLLLISRIEPEEILIDVEWPTIFFFMALFIMVGGLEAVGVIDVIAGGLLDITGGNMLLMVIFILWGSALASAFLDNIPFVATMIPLLKSVAVMSGLSVTPLWWALALGACLGGNGTMIGASANVIASGMLVRHGYKLTFMNYLKVGMPIMIVSIVLSTAYLIIFYV, from the coding sequence ATGATTGCGTCTGAAAAGTTACCAAGAATGACGGTTGCTCTTTTCGGAGCGGCTATGTTATTATTATTTAAGGTTTTGACGCAGGATGAGGCAATTGAGAAAATTGACTTTAATACTATTGGCCTGCTAATAGGCATGATGATAATAGTTAATATTTTAAAACGTACAGGTGCGTTTGAGTATCTTGCAATTAAAGCCGCAAAGATGGTATCGGGCGATCCCTGGAAGATAATTGTTGCTTTTGTTATTTTGACGGCAGTAGCCTCTGCATTTCTAGATAATGTAACGACTATACTGTTAATAATTCCTGTAGCTTTAGTTATAACAGAAACTCTTGAGGTAAATCCTATTCCGTTTATATTGCCGTTGATTTTAGCCTCTAATATAGGCGGCACATCTACCTTGATAGGCGACCCGCCAAATATCATGATAGGTAGTGCGACGGGATTAGGTTTCATGGATTTTTTAATAAACCTGGCGCCTATAATTATAGTAATTACGATTGTTACGATATTCATATTAAAATTAATGTTTAAAAAGTCTATGCACGTATCATCTGATAAGTGTGCCAGTATCATGCAAATGGATGAAAAACTTGCAATTAAAGATAAAGTCTTATTAAAAAAAGGAATTTTCGTATTGGGATTAACAATGATCGGATTCATTTTACACCAATATTTAAACTTTGAATCCGCAACTGTTGCACTCATTGGCGCAGCTTTACTCCTTTTAATAAGCAGAATAGAGCCAGAAGAAATCTTGATTGATGTTGAATGGCCGACTATTTTCTTCTTTATGGCACTTTTCATTATGGTTGGAGGCCTAGAGGCAGTTGGCGTTATTGATGTAATAGCTGGCGGTTTATTAGATATAACAGGCGGGAATATGCTGCTAATGGTTATATTTATATTATGGGGTTCCGCTCTTGCATCTGCTTTCCTAGATAATATACCATTTGTTGCAACAATGATCCCGCTTTTAAAAAGTGTAGCAGTTATGTCTGGTTTATCTGTAACACCATTGTGGTGGGCATTAGCACTTGGTGCATGTTTAGGCGGCAATGGAACTATGATAGGAGCTTCTGCAAATGTTATAGCAAGCGGTATGCTCGTAAGACACGGCTATAAGCTGACTTTTATGAATTACTTAAAGGTCGGTATGCCAATTATGATAGTTTCCATTGTGTTAAGTACAGCTTACTTAATTATCTTTTATGTGTAG
- a CDS encoding ARMT1-like domain-containing protein, which yields MEIFLDCLPCTLRQVLEASRMVTNDTKLQEKIMEESLKVLSNYKNFKCSPDMGRAMHNIVKKYTGVLDPYRKIKLRDMEEAKKVYPMLKRFLKEKDGSNYWALKVAATGNIIDSAIINIKDIESVVEEELERKFVVCDIDIFEEKLKTAKSLLILGDNAGETVFDKVFIENLPDINITYAVRSEPVLNDTTEKEAYDSGLGECTKIISTGCSAPGLILKECSNEFLNIFNTADIVISKGQGNFEALSDYNRKVFFLLKAKCPKISSMLDVDLYEYVFKNK from the coding sequence ATGGAAATATTTCTAGATTGCCTGCCCTGCACATTGAGGCAGGTTCTTGAGGCTTCGCGTATGGTAACTAACGATACCAAATTACAGGAAAAAATAATGGAGGAATCGCTAAAGGTTCTTTCAAATTATAAAAACTTTAAATGTTCACCGGATATGGGAAGGGCAATGCACAATATAGTTAAAAAGTATACGGGTGTTTTGGACCCATACCGAAAGATTAAGCTACGGGATATGGAAGAGGCTAAAAAGGTATACCCGATGTTAAAACGCTTTTTAAAGGAAAAAGATGGAAGCAATTATTGGGCACTTAAGGTAGCTGCCACGGGTAATATTATCGATTCTGCGATTATTAATATAAAGGACATTGAAAGTGTAGTTGAAGAAGAACTTGAAAGAAAATTTGTAGTATGTGATATAGACATCTTTGAAGAAAAGTTAAAGACAGCTAAAAGCCTCTTGATTTTAGGTGATAATGCAGGGGAAACTGTCTTTGACAAGGTTTTTATCGAGAATTTACCTGATATTAATATCACTTATGCCGTTAGAAGCGAGCCTGTTTTAAACGACACTACGGAAAAAGAGGCTTATGATTCCGGGCTTGGTGAATGCACTAAGATAATATCTACCGGATGCAGCGCACCGGGTTTGATCTTAAAAGAGTGCAGCAATGAGTTCCTAAATATATTTAATACCGCAGATATAGTAATAAGCAAAGGGCAGGGAAATTTTGAGGCTTTAAGCGATTATAACAGAAAAGTATTTTTCTTGTTAAAAGCAAAATGTCCCAAAATATCCAGTATGTTAGATGTTGATTTATACGAATACGTTTTTAAAAATAAATAA